One genomic segment of Mastomys coucha isolate ucsf_1 unplaced genomic scaffold, UCSF_Mcou_1 pScaffold22, whole genome shotgun sequence includes these proteins:
- the Pcdh7 gene encoding protocadherin-7 isoform X4 — MLRMRTTGWARGWCLGCCLLLPLCFSLAAAKQLLRYRLAEEGPADVRIGNVASDLGIVTGSGEVTFSLESGSEYLKIDNLTGELSTSERRIDREKLPQCQMIFDENECFLDFEVSVIGPSQSWVDLFEGRVIVLDINDNTPTFPSPVLTLTVEENRPVGTLYLLPTATDRDFGRNGIERYELLQEPGGGGGSGEGRRLGPADSAPYPGGGGNSASGGGSGGSKRRLDAPEGGGGTSPSGRSSVFELQVADTPDGEKQPQLIVKGALDREQRDSYELTLRVRDGGDPPRSSQAILRVLITDVNDNSPRFEKSVYEADLAENSAPGTPILQLRATDLDVGVNGQIEYVFGAATESVRRLLRLDETSGWLSVLHRIDREEVNQLRFTVMARDRGQPPKTDKATVVLNIKDENDNVPAIEIRKIGRIPLKDGVANVAEDVLVDTPIALVQVSDRDQGENGVVTCTVVGDVPFQLKPASDTEGDQNKKKYFLHTSAPLDYETTREFNVVIVAVDSGSPSLSSNNSLVVKVGDTNDNPPVFGQSVVEVYFPENNIPGERVATVLATDADSGKNAEIAYSLDSSVMGTFAIDPDSGDILVNTVLDREQTDRYEFKVNAKDKGIPVLQGSTTVIVQVADKNDNDPKFMQDVFTFYVKENLQPNSPVGMVTVMDADKGRNAEMSLYIEENSNIFSIENDTGTIYSTISFDREHQTMYTFRVKAVDGGDPPRSATATVSLFVMDENDNAPTVTLPRNISYTLLPPSSNVRTVVATVLATDSDDGINADLNYSIVGGNPFKLFEIDSTSGVVSLVGKLTQKHYGLHRLVVQVNDSGQPSQSTTTLVHVFVNESVSNATVIDSQIVRSLHTPLTQDIAGDPSYEISKQRLSIVIGVVAGIMTVILIILIVMMARYCRSKNKNGYEAGKKDHEDFFTPQQHDKSKKPKKDKKNKKSKQPLYSSIVTVEASKPNGQRYDSVNEKLSDSPSMGRYRSVNGGPGSPDLARHYKSSSPLPTVQLHPQSPTAGKKHQAVQDLPPANTFVGAGDNISIGSDHCSEYSCQTSNKYSKQPFRRVTFSVVSQPQDPHQGSLQSCYDSGLEESETPSSKSSSGPRLGALPLPEDNYERTTPDGSVGEAEHMENGVAAITTFPFLPFPHGKTHGRRVLLRPLH; from the coding sequence aTGCTGAGGATGCGGACCACGGGATGGGCGCGCGGCTGGTGCTTGGGCTGTTGTCTCCTTCTGCCGCTCTGCTTCAGCCTGGCCGCCGCCAAGCAGCTGCTCCGGTACCGGCTGGCTGAGGAGGGCCCCGCCGACGTGCGGATCGGCAATGTGGCTTCGGACCTGGGCATCGTGACCGGCTCGGGCGAGGTGACTTTCAGCCTTGAGTCTGGCTCTGAGTATCTGAAGATTGACAACCTCACCGGCGAGCTGAGCACCAGCGAGCGGCGCATCGACCGAGAGAAGCTGCCCCAATGTCAGATGATCTTCGACGAGAACGAATGTTTCCTGGACTTCGAGGTGTCGGTGATAGGGCCCTCGCAGAGCTGGGTGGACCTGTTTGAGGGTCGGGTCATCGTGCTGGACATCAACGATAACACGCCCACCTTCCCGTCGCCGGTGCTCACGCTCACGGTGGAGGAGAACCGGCCTGTAGGCACGCTCTACTTGCTGCCCACGGCCACCGATCGTGACTTTGGTCGCAATGGCATCGAGCGCTACGAGCTGCTCCAGGAGCCCGGGggtggcggcggcagcggcgaGGGAAGGCGCTTGGGGCCGGCGGACAGCGCCCCCTACCCAGGGGGCGGCGGGAACAGCGCGAGCGGCGGCGGCTCTGGAGGTTCCAAGCGGCGGCTGGACGCGCCTGAGGGTGGCGGCGGGACGAGTCCTAGTGGCCGAAGCAGCGTGTTCGAGCTTCAGGTGGCAGACACTCCAGACGGCGAGAAACAACCGCAACTGATCGTGAAGGGGGCGCTGGACCGGGAGCAGAGAGATTCCTATGAGCTGACCCTCCGAGTGCGCGACGGGGGAGACCCACCTCGCTCTTCGCAGGCCATCTTGCGTGTGCTCATCACCGACGTGAATGACAACAGTCCCCGTTTTGAGAAGAGCGTGTATGAGGCTGACCTGGCTGAAAACAGCGCTCCGGGCACCCCCATCCTACAGTTGCGCGCCACCGATTTGGATGTAGGGGTCAATGGACAGATCGAGTATGTATTTGGGGCTGCCACCGAGTCGGTAAGACGGCTACTGCGCCTGGATGAAACGTCGGGCTGGCTCAGTGTCTTACACCGTATCGACCGCGAGGAAGTGAATCAGCTGAGATTCACAGTAATGGCCCGTGACCGCGGGCAGCCCCCCAAGACCGATAAGGCCACCGTGGTCCTCAACATCAAAGATGAGAACGACAACGTTCCCGCCATCGAAATCCGCAAGATAGGGCGCATCCCACTTAAGGACGGGGTGGCAAACGTGGCCGAAGATGTCCTGGTGGACACCCCCATCGCCCTGGTTCAGGTGTCCGACCGAGACCAAGGCGAGAACGGGGTAGTCACCTGTACCGTAGTGGGAGATGTGCCTTTCCAGCTTAAGCCAGCCAGTGACACAGAGGGCGATCAGAACAAGAAAAAGTACTTCCTGCACACATCGGCCCCACTAGACTATGAGACCACCCGGGAGTTCAATGTGGTCATAGTAGCTGTGGACTCTGGCAGTCCCAGCCTCTCCAGCAACAATTCCTTGGTGGTCAAGGTGGGAGACACTAATGACAACCCCCCTGTCTTTGGCCAGTCTGTGGTTGAGGTGTACTTTCCAGAGAACAACATTCCCGGGGAGAGGGTAGCCACCGTACTGGCGACAGACGCTGACAGCGGCAAGAATGCAGAGATTGCCTACTCGCTGGACTCCTCGGTGATGGGGACTTTTGCCATCGATCCCGATTCTGGAGACATCCTGGTCAACACAGTACTGGACCGGGAGCAGACTGACAGGTATGAGTTTAAAGTTAATGCCAAAGACAAAGGCATCCCTGTGCTGCAAGGCAGCACCACGGTGATTGTACAGGTGGCTGATAAAAATGACAACGACCCTAAGTTTATGCAGGACGTCTTTACCTTTTATGTGAAGGAAAACTTACAGCCCAACAGCCCTGTGGGCATGGTCACCGTGATGGATGCTGACAAGGGACGGAATGCAGAGATGAGCCTGTACATAGAGGAGAACAGTAACattttttctattgaaaatgACACAGGGACCATTTACTCCACAATATCTTTTGACAGGGAACACCAGACTATGTACACTTTCAGAGTGAAGGCTGTGGATGGGGGAGATCCTCCCAGGTCGGCCACAGCcacagtctctctctttgtgatgGATGAAAATGACAACGCTCCCACTGTTACCCTTCCCAGAAACATTTCATACACGTTGCTGCCACCTTCAAGTAATGTCAGGACAGTAGTAGCTACAGTGTTAGCCACAGACAGTGATGATGGCATCAATGCGGACTTGAACTACAGCATTGTGGGAGGGAATCCTTTCAAGCTGTTCGAGATTGATTCCACCAGTGGTGTGGTTTCCTTAGTGGGAAAACTCACCCAGAAGCATTATGGCTTGCACAGGCTGGTTGTACAAGTGAATGACAGCGGCCAGCCTTCCCAGTCCACTACGACTTTGGTGCATGTATTTGTCAATGAAAGTGTTTCCAATGCGACAGTGATTGACTCTCAGATAGTCCGAAGTTTGCATACCCCACTCACCCAGGATATAGCCGGTGACCCAAGCTATGAAATTAGCAAACAGAGACTCAGTATTGTCATTGGGGTGGTTGCTGGCATTATGACAGTGATTCTAATCATTTTAATTGTCATGATGGCTAGATACTGCAGgtccaaaaataaaaatggctacgAAGCTGGCAAAAAAGACCACGAAGACTTTTTTACACCCCAGCAGCATGACAAATCTAAAAAGCctaaaaaggacaagaaaaacaaaaaatctaagcAGCCACTCTACAGCAGTATCGTCACTGTCGAAGCTTCTAAACCAAATGGACAGAGGTATGATAGTGTCAATGAGAAGCTGTCAGACAGCCCAAGCATGGGCCGATACAGATCTGTTAATGGTGGGCCTGGCAGTCCAGACCTGGCAAGGCATTACAAATCCAGTTCCCCATTGCCTACTGTCCAGCTTCATCCCCAGTCACCAACTGCAGGCAAAAAACATCAAGCTGTACAAGATCTACCACCAGCCAACACATTTGTGGGAGCAGGAGACAACATTTCAATTGGATCTGATCACTGCTCTGAGTACAGCTGTCAAACCAGTAACAAGTACAGCAAACAG
- the Pcdh7 gene encoding protocadherin-7 isoform X7 → MLRMRTTGWARGWCLGCCLLLPLCFSLAAAKQLLRYRLAEEGPADVRIGNVASDLGIVTGSGEVTFSLESGSEYLKIDNLTGELSTSERRIDREKLPQCQMIFDENECFLDFEVSVIGPSQSWVDLFEGRVIVLDINDNTPTFPSPVLTLTVEENRPVGTLYLLPTATDRDFGRNGIERYELLQEPGGGGGSGEGRRLGPADSAPYPGGGGNSASGGGSGGSKRRLDAPEGGGGTSPSGRSSVFELQVADTPDGEKQPQLIVKGALDREQRDSYELTLRVRDGGDPPRSSQAILRVLITDVNDNSPRFEKSVYEADLAENSAPGTPILQLRATDLDVGVNGQIEYVFGAATESVRRLLRLDETSGWLSVLHRIDREEVNQLRFTVMARDRGQPPKTDKATVVLNIKDENDNVPAIEIRKIGRIPLKDGVANVAEDVLVDTPIALVQVSDRDQGENGVVTCTVVGDVPFQLKPASDTEGDQNKKKYFLHTSAPLDYETTREFNVVIVAVDSGSPSLSSNNSLVVKVGDTNDNPPVFGQSVVEVYFPENNIPGERVATVLATDADSGKNAEIAYSLDSSVMGTFAIDPDSGDILVNTVLDREQTDRYEFKVNAKDKGIPVLQGSTTVIVQVADKNDNDPKFMQDVFTFYVKENLQPNSPVGMVTVMDADKGRNAEMSLYIEENSNIFSIENDTGTIYSTISFDREHQTMYTFRVKAVDGGDPPRSATATVSLFVMDENDNAPTVTLPRNISYTLLPPSSNVRTVVATVLATDSDDGINADLNYSIVGGNPFKLFEIDSTSGVVSLVGKLTQKHYGLHRLVVQVNDSGQPSQSTTTLVHVFVNESVSNATVIDSQIVRSLHTPLTQDIAGDPSYEISKQRLSIVIGVVAGIMTVILIILIVMMARYCRSKNKNGYEAGKKDHEDFFTPQQHDKSKKPKKDKKNKKSKQPLYSSIVTVEASKPNGQRYDSVNEKLSDSPSMGRYRSVNGGPGSPDLARHYKSSSPLPTVQLHPQSPTAGKKHQAVQDLPPANTFVGAGDNISIGSDHCSEYSCQTSNKYSKQMRVHPYITVFG, encoded by the coding sequence aTGCTGAGGATGCGGACCACGGGATGGGCGCGCGGCTGGTGCTTGGGCTGTTGTCTCCTTCTGCCGCTCTGCTTCAGCCTGGCCGCCGCCAAGCAGCTGCTCCGGTACCGGCTGGCTGAGGAGGGCCCCGCCGACGTGCGGATCGGCAATGTGGCTTCGGACCTGGGCATCGTGACCGGCTCGGGCGAGGTGACTTTCAGCCTTGAGTCTGGCTCTGAGTATCTGAAGATTGACAACCTCACCGGCGAGCTGAGCACCAGCGAGCGGCGCATCGACCGAGAGAAGCTGCCCCAATGTCAGATGATCTTCGACGAGAACGAATGTTTCCTGGACTTCGAGGTGTCGGTGATAGGGCCCTCGCAGAGCTGGGTGGACCTGTTTGAGGGTCGGGTCATCGTGCTGGACATCAACGATAACACGCCCACCTTCCCGTCGCCGGTGCTCACGCTCACGGTGGAGGAGAACCGGCCTGTAGGCACGCTCTACTTGCTGCCCACGGCCACCGATCGTGACTTTGGTCGCAATGGCATCGAGCGCTACGAGCTGCTCCAGGAGCCCGGGggtggcggcggcagcggcgaGGGAAGGCGCTTGGGGCCGGCGGACAGCGCCCCCTACCCAGGGGGCGGCGGGAACAGCGCGAGCGGCGGCGGCTCTGGAGGTTCCAAGCGGCGGCTGGACGCGCCTGAGGGTGGCGGCGGGACGAGTCCTAGTGGCCGAAGCAGCGTGTTCGAGCTTCAGGTGGCAGACACTCCAGACGGCGAGAAACAACCGCAACTGATCGTGAAGGGGGCGCTGGACCGGGAGCAGAGAGATTCCTATGAGCTGACCCTCCGAGTGCGCGACGGGGGAGACCCACCTCGCTCTTCGCAGGCCATCTTGCGTGTGCTCATCACCGACGTGAATGACAACAGTCCCCGTTTTGAGAAGAGCGTGTATGAGGCTGACCTGGCTGAAAACAGCGCTCCGGGCACCCCCATCCTACAGTTGCGCGCCACCGATTTGGATGTAGGGGTCAATGGACAGATCGAGTATGTATTTGGGGCTGCCACCGAGTCGGTAAGACGGCTACTGCGCCTGGATGAAACGTCGGGCTGGCTCAGTGTCTTACACCGTATCGACCGCGAGGAAGTGAATCAGCTGAGATTCACAGTAATGGCCCGTGACCGCGGGCAGCCCCCCAAGACCGATAAGGCCACCGTGGTCCTCAACATCAAAGATGAGAACGACAACGTTCCCGCCATCGAAATCCGCAAGATAGGGCGCATCCCACTTAAGGACGGGGTGGCAAACGTGGCCGAAGATGTCCTGGTGGACACCCCCATCGCCCTGGTTCAGGTGTCCGACCGAGACCAAGGCGAGAACGGGGTAGTCACCTGTACCGTAGTGGGAGATGTGCCTTTCCAGCTTAAGCCAGCCAGTGACACAGAGGGCGATCAGAACAAGAAAAAGTACTTCCTGCACACATCGGCCCCACTAGACTATGAGACCACCCGGGAGTTCAATGTGGTCATAGTAGCTGTGGACTCTGGCAGTCCCAGCCTCTCCAGCAACAATTCCTTGGTGGTCAAGGTGGGAGACACTAATGACAACCCCCCTGTCTTTGGCCAGTCTGTGGTTGAGGTGTACTTTCCAGAGAACAACATTCCCGGGGAGAGGGTAGCCACCGTACTGGCGACAGACGCTGACAGCGGCAAGAATGCAGAGATTGCCTACTCGCTGGACTCCTCGGTGATGGGGACTTTTGCCATCGATCCCGATTCTGGAGACATCCTGGTCAACACAGTACTGGACCGGGAGCAGACTGACAGGTATGAGTTTAAAGTTAATGCCAAAGACAAAGGCATCCCTGTGCTGCAAGGCAGCACCACGGTGATTGTACAGGTGGCTGATAAAAATGACAACGACCCTAAGTTTATGCAGGACGTCTTTACCTTTTATGTGAAGGAAAACTTACAGCCCAACAGCCCTGTGGGCATGGTCACCGTGATGGATGCTGACAAGGGACGGAATGCAGAGATGAGCCTGTACATAGAGGAGAACAGTAACattttttctattgaaaatgACACAGGGACCATTTACTCCACAATATCTTTTGACAGGGAACACCAGACTATGTACACTTTCAGAGTGAAGGCTGTGGATGGGGGAGATCCTCCCAGGTCGGCCACAGCcacagtctctctctttgtgatgGATGAAAATGACAACGCTCCCACTGTTACCCTTCCCAGAAACATTTCATACACGTTGCTGCCACCTTCAAGTAATGTCAGGACAGTAGTAGCTACAGTGTTAGCCACAGACAGTGATGATGGCATCAATGCGGACTTGAACTACAGCATTGTGGGAGGGAATCCTTTCAAGCTGTTCGAGATTGATTCCACCAGTGGTGTGGTTTCCTTAGTGGGAAAACTCACCCAGAAGCATTATGGCTTGCACAGGCTGGTTGTACAAGTGAATGACAGCGGCCAGCCTTCCCAGTCCACTACGACTTTGGTGCATGTATTTGTCAATGAAAGTGTTTCCAATGCGACAGTGATTGACTCTCAGATAGTCCGAAGTTTGCATACCCCACTCACCCAGGATATAGCCGGTGACCCAAGCTATGAAATTAGCAAACAGAGACTCAGTATTGTCATTGGGGTGGTTGCTGGCATTATGACAGTGATTCTAATCATTTTAATTGTCATGATGGCTAGATACTGCAGgtccaaaaataaaaatggctacgAAGCTGGCAAAAAAGACCACGAAGACTTTTTTACACCCCAGCAGCATGACAAATCTAAAAAGCctaaaaaggacaagaaaaacaaaaaatctaagcAGCCACTCTACAGCAGTATCGTCACTGTCGAAGCTTCTAAACCAAATGGACAGAGGTATGATAGTGTCAATGAGAAGCTGTCAGACAGCCCAAGCATGGGCCGATACAGATCTGTTAATGGTGGGCCTGGCAGTCCAGACCTGGCAAGGCATTACAAATCCAGTTCCCCATTGCCTACTGTCCAGCTTCATCCCCAGTCACCAACTGCAGGCAAAAAACATCAAGCTGTACAAGATCTACCACCAGCCAACACATTTGTGGGAGCAGGAGACAACATTTCAATTGGATCTGATCACTGCTCTGAGTACAGCTGTCAAACCAGTAACAAGTACAGCAAACAG
- the Pcdh7 gene encoding protocadherin-7 isoform X5 → MLRMRTTGWARGWCLGCCLLLPLCFSLAAAKQLLRYRLAEEGPADVRIGNVASDLGIVTGSGEVTFSLESGSEYLKIDNLTGELSTSERRIDREKLPQCQMIFDENECFLDFEVSVIGPSQSWVDLFEGRVIVLDINDNTPTFPSPVLTLTVEENRPVGTLYLLPTATDRDFGRNGIERYELLQEPGGGGGSGEGRRLGPADSAPYPGGGGNSASGGGSGGSKRRLDAPEGGGGTSPSGRSSVFELQVADTPDGEKQPQLIVKGALDREQRDSYELTLRVRDGGDPPRSSQAILRVLITDVNDNSPRFEKSVYEADLAENSAPGTPILQLRATDLDVGVNGQIEYVFGAATESVRRLLRLDETSGWLSVLHRIDREEVNQLRFTVMARDRGQPPKTDKATVVLNIKDENDNVPAIEIRKIGRIPLKDGVANVAEDVLVDTPIALVQVSDRDQGENGVVTCTVVGDVPFQLKPASDTEGDQNKKKYFLHTSAPLDYETTREFNVVIVAVDSGSPSLSSNNSLVVKVGDTNDNPPVFGQSVVEVYFPENNIPGERVATVLATDADSGKNAEIAYSLDSSVMGTFAIDPDSGDILVNTVLDREQTDRYEFKVNAKDKGIPVLQGSTTVIVQVADKNDNDPKFMQDVFTFYVKENLQPNSPVGMVTVMDADKGRNAEMSLYIEENSNIFSIENDTGTIYSTISFDREHQTMYTFRVKAVDGGDPPRSATATVSLFVMDENDNAPTVTLPRNISYTLLPPSSNVRTVVATVLATDSDDGINADLNYSIVGGNPFKLFEIDSTSGVVSLVGKLTQKHYGLHRLVVQVNDSGQPSQSTTTLVHVFVNESVSNATVIDSQIVRSLHTPLTQDIAGDPSYEISKQRLSIVIGVVAGIMTVILIILIVMMARYCRSKNKNGYEAGKKDHEDFFTPQQHDKSKKPKKDKKNKKSKQPLYSSIVTVEASKPNGQRYDSVNEKLSDSPSMGRYRSVNGGPGSPDLARHYKSSSPLPTVQLHPQSPTAGKKHQAVQDLPPANTFVGAGDNISIGSDHCSEYSCQTSNKYSKQPFRRVTFSVVSQPQDPHQGSLQSCYDSGLEESETPSSKSSSGPRLGALPLPEDNYERTTPDGSVGVAAITTFPFLPFPHGKTHGRRVLLRPLH, encoded by the coding sequence aTGCTGAGGATGCGGACCACGGGATGGGCGCGCGGCTGGTGCTTGGGCTGTTGTCTCCTTCTGCCGCTCTGCTTCAGCCTGGCCGCCGCCAAGCAGCTGCTCCGGTACCGGCTGGCTGAGGAGGGCCCCGCCGACGTGCGGATCGGCAATGTGGCTTCGGACCTGGGCATCGTGACCGGCTCGGGCGAGGTGACTTTCAGCCTTGAGTCTGGCTCTGAGTATCTGAAGATTGACAACCTCACCGGCGAGCTGAGCACCAGCGAGCGGCGCATCGACCGAGAGAAGCTGCCCCAATGTCAGATGATCTTCGACGAGAACGAATGTTTCCTGGACTTCGAGGTGTCGGTGATAGGGCCCTCGCAGAGCTGGGTGGACCTGTTTGAGGGTCGGGTCATCGTGCTGGACATCAACGATAACACGCCCACCTTCCCGTCGCCGGTGCTCACGCTCACGGTGGAGGAGAACCGGCCTGTAGGCACGCTCTACTTGCTGCCCACGGCCACCGATCGTGACTTTGGTCGCAATGGCATCGAGCGCTACGAGCTGCTCCAGGAGCCCGGGggtggcggcggcagcggcgaGGGAAGGCGCTTGGGGCCGGCGGACAGCGCCCCCTACCCAGGGGGCGGCGGGAACAGCGCGAGCGGCGGCGGCTCTGGAGGTTCCAAGCGGCGGCTGGACGCGCCTGAGGGTGGCGGCGGGACGAGTCCTAGTGGCCGAAGCAGCGTGTTCGAGCTTCAGGTGGCAGACACTCCAGACGGCGAGAAACAACCGCAACTGATCGTGAAGGGGGCGCTGGACCGGGAGCAGAGAGATTCCTATGAGCTGACCCTCCGAGTGCGCGACGGGGGAGACCCACCTCGCTCTTCGCAGGCCATCTTGCGTGTGCTCATCACCGACGTGAATGACAACAGTCCCCGTTTTGAGAAGAGCGTGTATGAGGCTGACCTGGCTGAAAACAGCGCTCCGGGCACCCCCATCCTACAGTTGCGCGCCACCGATTTGGATGTAGGGGTCAATGGACAGATCGAGTATGTATTTGGGGCTGCCACCGAGTCGGTAAGACGGCTACTGCGCCTGGATGAAACGTCGGGCTGGCTCAGTGTCTTACACCGTATCGACCGCGAGGAAGTGAATCAGCTGAGATTCACAGTAATGGCCCGTGACCGCGGGCAGCCCCCCAAGACCGATAAGGCCACCGTGGTCCTCAACATCAAAGATGAGAACGACAACGTTCCCGCCATCGAAATCCGCAAGATAGGGCGCATCCCACTTAAGGACGGGGTGGCAAACGTGGCCGAAGATGTCCTGGTGGACACCCCCATCGCCCTGGTTCAGGTGTCCGACCGAGACCAAGGCGAGAACGGGGTAGTCACCTGTACCGTAGTGGGAGATGTGCCTTTCCAGCTTAAGCCAGCCAGTGACACAGAGGGCGATCAGAACAAGAAAAAGTACTTCCTGCACACATCGGCCCCACTAGACTATGAGACCACCCGGGAGTTCAATGTGGTCATAGTAGCTGTGGACTCTGGCAGTCCCAGCCTCTCCAGCAACAATTCCTTGGTGGTCAAGGTGGGAGACACTAATGACAACCCCCCTGTCTTTGGCCAGTCTGTGGTTGAGGTGTACTTTCCAGAGAACAACATTCCCGGGGAGAGGGTAGCCACCGTACTGGCGACAGACGCTGACAGCGGCAAGAATGCAGAGATTGCCTACTCGCTGGACTCCTCGGTGATGGGGACTTTTGCCATCGATCCCGATTCTGGAGACATCCTGGTCAACACAGTACTGGACCGGGAGCAGACTGACAGGTATGAGTTTAAAGTTAATGCCAAAGACAAAGGCATCCCTGTGCTGCAAGGCAGCACCACGGTGATTGTACAGGTGGCTGATAAAAATGACAACGACCCTAAGTTTATGCAGGACGTCTTTACCTTTTATGTGAAGGAAAACTTACAGCCCAACAGCCCTGTGGGCATGGTCACCGTGATGGATGCTGACAAGGGACGGAATGCAGAGATGAGCCTGTACATAGAGGAGAACAGTAACattttttctattgaaaatgACACAGGGACCATTTACTCCACAATATCTTTTGACAGGGAACACCAGACTATGTACACTTTCAGAGTGAAGGCTGTGGATGGGGGAGATCCTCCCAGGTCGGCCACAGCcacagtctctctctttgtgatgGATGAAAATGACAACGCTCCCACTGTTACCCTTCCCAGAAACATTTCATACACGTTGCTGCCACCTTCAAGTAATGTCAGGACAGTAGTAGCTACAGTGTTAGCCACAGACAGTGATGATGGCATCAATGCGGACTTGAACTACAGCATTGTGGGAGGGAATCCTTTCAAGCTGTTCGAGATTGATTCCACCAGTGGTGTGGTTTCCTTAGTGGGAAAACTCACCCAGAAGCATTATGGCTTGCACAGGCTGGTTGTACAAGTGAATGACAGCGGCCAGCCTTCCCAGTCCACTACGACTTTGGTGCATGTATTTGTCAATGAAAGTGTTTCCAATGCGACAGTGATTGACTCTCAGATAGTCCGAAGTTTGCATACCCCACTCACCCAGGATATAGCCGGTGACCCAAGCTATGAAATTAGCAAACAGAGACTCAGTATTGTCATTGGGGTGGTTGCTGGCATTATGACAGTGATTCTAATCATTTTAATTGTCATGATGGCTAGATACTGCAGgtccaaaaataaaaatggctacgAAGCTGGCAAAAAAGACCACGAAGACTTTTTTACACCCCAGCAGCATGACAAATCTAAAAAGCctaaaaaggacaagaaaaacaaaaaatctaagcAGCCACTCTACAGCAGTATCGTCACTGTCGAAGCTTCTAAACCAAATGGACAGAGGTATGATAGTGTCAATGAGAAGCTGTCAGACAGCCCAAGCATGGGCCGATACAGATCTGTTAATGGTGGGCCTGGCAGTCCAGACCTGGCAAGGCATTACAAATCCAGTTCCCCATTGCCTACTGTCCAGCTTCATCCCCAGTCACCAACTGCAGGCAAAAAACATCAAGCTGTACAAGATCTACCACCAGCCAACACATTTGTGGGAGCAGGAGACAACATTTCAATTGGATCTGATCACTGCTCTGAGTACAGCTGTCAAACCAGTAACAAGTACAGCAAACAG